Proteins encoded by one window of Lathyrus oleraceus cultivar Zhongwan6 chromosome 1, CAAS_Psat_ZW6_1.0, whole genome shotgun sequence:
- the LOC127111635 gene encoding uncharacterized protein LOC127111635 codes for MSSTKASLLPLIPTTIFPIFHSKSIFFNCSSVSSVLPPSFMTPFEKISDINDLKELRKVAVCIRHKWSVITNNKEYFKMNVVDKYAGITDPLEFPLALDVMLGLEIAFIVKWQPRWESCSIVMILQDKPFIKQLKSPWEPTQVTMSQPPIALQLLQVFSQFIRALSPN; via the exons ATGTCTAGTACAAAGGCTTCCCTGCTTCCGCTCATTCCTACTACCATATTCCCCATATTTCATTCCAAATCCATTTTCTTCAACTGTTCATCCGTTTCATCTGTTCTTCCACCATCCTTCATGACTCCTTTTGAGAAGATCAGCGATATCAACGACTTGAAGGAACTGCGGAAGGTGGCGGTTTGCATACGTCATAAATGGTCGGTTATTACGAACAACAAGGAATACTTTAAAATGAACGTCGTTGACAAATAT GCTGGAATTACTGATCCCTTAGAATTCCCATTGGCACTTGATGTGATGTTGGGTTTAGAGATTGCCTTTATAGTTAAGTGGCAACCTCGGTGGGAAAGTTGCTCCATTGTCATGATTCTTCAGGATAAGCCTTTCATCAAACAACTAAAGTCTCCATGGGAACCAACCCAG GTAACAATGTCTCAACCACCTATAGCACTACAACTGTTGCAGGTATTCTCACAGTTTATCCGTGCACTTAGTCCTAATTGA